From a region of the Hippopotamus amphibius kiboko isolate mHipAmp2 chromosome 3, mHipAmp2.hap2, whole genome shotgun sequence genome:
- the LOC130849312 gene encoding DNA polymerase alpha catalytic subunit-like isoform X2, translating into MAAVRGDDCELGVSAVSDSGSFVASRSRREKKSKKGRQEALETLKKAKAGEKYTYEVEDFASVYEEVDEEQYSRLVQARQDDDWIVDDAGIGYVEDGREIFDDDLEDVAHVSHEKGKSDKARNKDKRNVKKASVIKPNNIKSVFIASAGRKTADKAVDLSKDDLLGDILQDLNTETPQKTPPPVIIPKKKRSTGAALNPFSVHTPRAAPSGKTASPVSRKETSLMPAPFKCAGFAGVSAPALCADDKQEESGPMDFEDGDFDEPMEAEDVDVEPVAAKTSDQEREPAEGAKQEADPGKGTTSYSASSLPDMSCWDFDQEDDSSFSAPELQVDSSHLPLVKGADEEQVFQFYWLDAYEDPYSQPGVVFLFGKVWIELAETHVSCCVMVKNIERMLYFLPREARIDLNTGKENGIPVRMKYVYDEFDEKVAAKYKIMKFKYSAEMPQLPQNLKGETFSHVFGTNTSSLELFLMNRKIKGPCWLEVKNPQLLNQPISWCKFEAVASKPDLVNVVKDVGPPPLVVMSLSMKTMQNAKTHENEIIAVAALVHRKFALDKAPPQLPFQSHFCVVSKPKDCIFPYDFKESIKEKNVKVEVAATERTLLGFFLAKVHKIDPDIIVGHNIYGFGLEVLLQRINVCKVPYWSKIGQLKRSNMPQLGGRSGFGERNATCGRMICDVEVSAKELIRCKSYHLSELVHQILKIERVVIPMENIRNMYSDSSHLLDLLEHTWKDARFILQIMCELNVLPLALQITNIAGNIMSRTLMGGRSERNEFLLLHAFYENNYIVPDKQIFRKPQQKLGDEDEDVDGDTSKYKKGRKKAAYSGGLVLDPKVGFYDKFILLLDFNSLYPSIIQEFNICFTTVQRVASETQKVSEDGEQEQIPELPDPSLEMGILPREIWKLVERRRQVKQLMKQQDLNPDLVLQYDIRQKALKLMANSVYGCLGFSYSRFYAKPLAALVTYKGREILMHTKEMVQKMNLEVIYGDTDSIMINTNSINLEEVFKLGNKVKSEVNKLYKLLEIDIDGIFKSLLLLKKKKYAALVVEPTSDGNYITKQEVKGLDIVRRDWCDLAKDTGNFVIGQILSDQSRDIIVENIQKRLIEIGENVLNGSVPVSLFEISKALTKDPQDYPDKKSLPLVHVALSINSQGGRKVKAGDTVSYVICQDGSNLSAGQRAYALEQLQKQDNLSIDTQYYLAQQIHPVVARICEPIDGIDAVLIATWLGLDPTQFRVRHYHKDEENDALLGGPAQLTDEEKYRDCERFTCPCPTCRTENIYDSVFDGSGIDMEPSLYRCSNITCKASPLNFMVQLSNKLIMDIRRCIKKYYEGWLICEEPTCQNQTRHLPLQFSRNGPLCQVCMKATLRPEYSDKSLYTQLCFYRYIFDAECALEKLITDHEKDKLKKQFFTPKVLQDYRKLKNTAERFLSQSGYSEVNLSRLFADCAVQS; encoded by the exons ATGGCCGCCGTGCGCGGCGATGACTGCGAGCTGGGGGTGAGTGCTGTGTCAGATTCAGGGAGTTTTGTAGCTTCTCGATCCCggagagagaagaaatcaaagaaagggCGACAGGAAGCTCTGGAAACACTGAAAAAGGCTAAAGCTGGTGAGAAGTATACATATGAAGTAGAGGACTTCGCAAGTGTTTATGAAGAAGTTGACGAGGAACAGTATTCAAGGCTGGTCCAGGCCCGCCAGGATGATGACTGGATCGTGGATGACGCTGGTATTGGCTATGTGGAGGATGGCCGAGAGATTTTTGATGATGACCTTGAAGACGTTGCCCATGTTTcccatgagaaaggaaaaagtgatAAAGCACGGAACAAAGACAAGAGGAATGTCAAGAAGGCTTCAGTGATAAAACCTAACAATATCAAGTCAGTGTTCATTGCCAGTGCTGGGAGAAAAACCGCAGATAAAGCTGTCGACTTGTCCAAGGATGATCTGCTAGGTGACATTCTACAGGATCTGAACACTGAGACACCTCAAAAAACTCCACCACCTGTAATAATACCGAAGAAGAAAAGATCCACTGGTGCTGCGCTGAATCCTTTCTCTGTGCACACTCCCCGGGCAGCTCCTTCAGGAAAAACCGCTTCCCCGGTCTCAAGGAAGGAGACTTCATTAATGCCTGCGCCTTTTAAATGTGCCGGATTCGCTGGAGTGTCGGCGCCGGCATTGTGTGCAGATGACAAGCAGGAGGAGTCAGGGCCAATGGATTTTGAAGATGGCGACTTTGATGAGCCCATGGAAGCTGAGGATGTGGACGTGGAGCCTGTGGCTGCCAAGACTTCGGACCAAGAGAGGGAGCCAGCAGAGGGGGCGAAACAGGAGGCAGATCCTGGGAAAGGGACCACATCCTACTCAGCAAGTTCTCTCCCAGATATGTCTTGTTGGGACTTTGATCAGGAGGATGACAGCAGTTTCTCAGCCCCGGAACTTCAAGTGGATTCCAGTCACCTCCCACTGGTAAAAGGGGCAGATGAGGAACAGGTATTTCAGTTTTATTGGCTGGATGCTTATGAAGATCCGTACAGCCAGCCAGGTGTGGTATTTCTGTTTGGCAAAGTTTGGATCGAATTGGCTGAAACCCACGTGAGCTGTTGTGTCATGGTGAAAAACATTGAGCGAATGCTCTACTTCCTCCCCCGTGAAGCGAGAATTGATCTAAATacagggaaagaaaatggaattccAGTTAGAATGAAGTATGTTTATGATGAATTTGATGAGAAAGTAGCAGCAAAATATAAGATTATGAAATTCAA ATACTCAGCTGAAATGCCACAGCTTCCTCAGAATTTGAAAGGAGAAACGTTTTCTCATGTATTTGGGACCAACACATCCAGCTTGGAACTGTTCTTGATgaacagaaagataaaaggaCCTTGTTGGCTCGAAGTAAAAAATCCACAGCTCCTGAATCAGCCAATCAGTTGGTGTAAATTTGAGGCAGTGGCCTCGAAACCTGACCTGGTGAACGTGGTTAAGGATGTTGGTCCTCCTCCACTTGTGGTCATGTCTTTGAGCATGAAGACAATGCAGAATGCAAAGACACATGAAAATGAGATTATTGCTGTGGCAGCGTTGGTCCATCGTAAGTTTGCATTAGATAAAGCACCCCCACAGCTTCCCTTTCAGTCACATTTTTGTGTTGTGTCTAAACCAAAGGATTGTATTTTTCCATATGATTTCAAAGAAAGCAttaaggaaaagaatgtgaaGGTTGAGGTTGCTGCAACAGAAAGAACACTGCTAGGTTTTTTCCTTGCAAAAGTTCACAAAATTGATCCTGATATCATTGTGGGTCATAATATTTATGGGTTTGGACTGGAAGTGCTACTGCAGAGAATTAATGTGTGCAAAGTTCCTTACTGGTCCAAGATTGGTCAGCTGAAGCGATCCAACATGCCACAGCTTGGGGGCAGGAGTGGATTTGGTGAAAGAAATGCCACCTGTGGCCGAATGATTTGTGATGTGGAAGTTTCGGCAAAGGAATTGATTCGTTGTAAAAGCTACCATTTGTCTGAGCTTGTTCATCAGATTCTGAAAATTGAAAGGGTTGTAATCCCAATGGAAAATATACGAAATATGTACAGTGACTCTTCTCATCTGTTGGACCTGTTGGAACACACCTGGAAGGATGCCAGGTTCATTTTGCAGATCATGTGTGAGCTAAATGTTCTTCCATTAGCTTTGCAGATCACTAACATTGCTGGGAACATTATGTCTAGGACGCTGATGGGTGGACGATCCGAGCGTAATGAGTTCTTGTTGCTTCATGCATTTTATGAAAACAACTATATTGTGCCGGACAAGCAGATTTTCAGAAAGCCTCAGCAAAAACTGggagatgaagatgaagatgtcGATGGAGATACCAGTAAATACAAAAAGGGACGTAAGAAAGCAGCTTATTCTGGAGGCTTGGTATTGGACCCCAAAGTTGGTTTTTATGATAAGTTCATTTTGCTTCTGGACTTCAACAGTTTGTATCCTTCCATCATTCAGGAATTCAACATTTGTTTTACAACAGTGCAAAGAGTTGCTTCAGAGACACAGAAAGTTTCAGAGGATGGAGAACAAGAACAGATCCCCGAGCTGCCAGATCCCAGCTTGGAAATGGGTATTTTGCCCAGAGAGATCTGGAAACTGGTAGAGCGGAGAAGACAAGTGAAACAACTAATGAAACAGCAAGATTTAAATCCAGACCTTGTTCTTCAGTATGACATTCGACAGAAGGCTTTGAAGCTCATGGCAAACAGTGTGTACGGCTGCCTGGGATTTTCCTACAGCAGATTTTACGCAAAACCACTGGCTGCTTTGGTGACATACAAAGGAAGGGAGATTTTGATGCATACGAAAGAGATGGTGCAGAAGATGAATCTTGAAGTTATTTATGGAGATACAGATTCAATTATGATCAACACCAATAGCATCAATCTGGAAGAAGTGTTTAAATTGGGAAACAAGGTGAAAAGTGAAGTGAATAAGTTGTACAAACTGCTTGAAATAGACATTGATGGTATTTTCAAATCTCTGCTACtgctgaagaaaaagaagtatgCTGCTCTGGTTGTTGAGCCAACATCGGATGGGAATTACATCACCAAACAGGAGGTGAAAGGATTAGATATAGTTAGAAGAGATTGGTGTGATCTTGCTAAAGACACTGGAAACTTTGTCATTGGCCAGATTCTTTCAGATCAAAGCCGGGacattatagtggaaaacattcagaagaggTTAATAGAAATTGGAGAAAATGTGCTAAATGGCAGTGTCCCAGTGAGCCTGTTTGAAATTAGCAAGGCGTTGACAAAGGATCCCCAGGATTACCCTGATAAAAAAAGCCTACCTCTTGTGCATGTTGCCCTCTCGATAAATTCTCAAGGAGGCAGAAAAGTGAAAGCTGGAGATACTGTGTCGTATGTCATCTGTCAGGATGGGTCAAACCTCAGTGCGGGTCAGAGGGCCTATGCACTCGAGCAGCTGCAGAAGCAGGACAATTTAAGCATTGACACCCAGTATTACCTGGCCCAGCAGATCCACCCAGTCGTGGCTCGAATCTGTGAGCCAATAGATGGAATTGACGCTGTCCTCATTGCAACATGGTTAGGACTTGACCCCACCCAGTTTCGAGTTCGTCATTATCATAAAGATGAAGAGAATGATGCCCTTCTTGGTGGCCCAGCACAACTCACGGATGAAGAGAAGTACAGGGACTGCGAAAGGTTCACGTGTCCATGCCCTACATGCAGAACCGAGAATATTTATGATAGTGTCTTTGATGGTTCGGGAATCGATATGGAACCCAGCTTGTATCGTTGCAGCAACATCACTTGTAAGGCCTCGCCTCTGAACTTTATGGTACAGCTGAGCAACAAATTGATCATGGACATTAGGCGTTGCATTAAAAAATACTACGAAGGCTGGTTGATTTGTGAGGAGCCCACATGTCAAAATCAAACTCGGCACCTTCCCCTTCAGTTCTCCCGAAATGGACCTCTTTGCCAAGTCTGCATGAAAGCTACACTTCGACCAGAGTATTCTGACAAGTCCCTGTACACCCAGCTGTGCTTTTACCGGTACATTTTTGATGCGGAGTGTGCACTGGAGAAACTTATTACCGATCATGAGAAAGATAAATTGAAGAAGCAGTTTTTTACTCCCAAAGTTCTTCAGGACTATAGAAAACTCAAGAACACAGCAGAGCGGTTCTTGTCCCAAAGTGGCTACTCAGAAGTGAACCTCAGCAGACTCTTCGCTGATTGTGCTGTTCAGTCCTGA
- the LOC130849312 gene encoding DNA polymerase alpha catalytic subunit-like isoform X1 — protein sequence MAAVRGDDCELGVSAVSDSGSFVASRSRREKKSKKGRQEALETLKKAKAGEKYTYEVEDFASVYEEVDEEQYSRLVQARQDDDWIVDDAGIGYVEDGREIFDDDLEDVAHVSHEKGKSDKARNKDKRNVKKASVIKPNNIKSVFIASAGRKTADKAVDLSKDDLLGDILQDLNTETPQKTPPPVIIPKKKRSTGAALNPFSVHTPRAAPSGKTASPVSRKETSLMPAPFKCAGFAGVSAPALCADDKQEESGPMDFEDGDFDEPMEAEDVDVEPVAAKTSDQEREPAEGAKQEADPGKGTTSYSASSLPDMSCWDFDQEDDSSFSAPELQVDSSHLPLVKGADEEQVFQFYWLDAYEDPYSQPGVVFLFGKVWIELAETHVSCCVMVKNIERMLYFLPREARIDLNTGKENGIPVRMKYVYDEFDEKVAAKYKIMKFKSKAVEKSYAFEIPDVPEKSEYLEVRYSAEMPQLPQNLKGETFSHVFGTNTSSLELFLMNRKIKGPCWLEVKNPQLLNQPISWCKFEAVASKPDLVNVVKDVGPPPLVVMSLSMKTMQNAKTHENEIIAVAALVHRKFALDKAPPQLPFQSHFCVVSKPKDCIFPYDFKESIKEKNVKVEVAATERTLLGFFLAKVHKIDPDIIVGHNIYGFGLEVLLQRINVCKVPYWSKIGQLKRSNMPQLGGRSGFGERNATCGRMICDVEVSAKELIRCKSYHLSELVHQILKIERVVIPMENIRNMYSDSSHLLDLLEHTWKDARFILQIMCELNVLPLALQITNIAGNIMSRTLMGGRSERNEFLLLHAFYENNYIVPDKQIFRKPQQKLGDEDEDVDGDTSKYKKGRKKAAYSGGLVLDPKVGFYDKFILLLDFNSLYPSIIQEFNICFTTVQRVASETQKVSEDGEQEQIPELPDPSLEMGILPREIWKLVERRRQVKQLMKQQDLNPDLVLQYDIRQKALKLMANSVYGCLGFSYSRFYAKPLAALVTYKGREILMHTKEMVQKMNLEVIYGDTDSIMINTNSINLEEVFKLGNKVKSEVNKLYKLLEIDIDGIFKSLLLLKKKKYAALVVEPTSDGNYITKQEVKGLDIVRRDWCDLAKDTGNFVIGQILSDQSRDIIVENIQKRLIEIGENVLNGSVPVSLFEISKALTKDPQDYPDKKSLPLVHVALSINSQGGRKVKAGDTVSYVICQDGSNLSAGQRAYALEQLQKQDNLSIDTQYYLAQQIHPVVARICEPIDGIDAVLIATWLGLDPTQFRVRHYHKDEENDALLGGPAQLTDEEKYRDCERFTCPCPTCRTENIYDSVFDGSGIDMEPSLYRCSNITCKASPLNFMVQLSNKLIMDIRRCIKKYYEGWLICEEPTCQNQTRHLPLQFSRNGPLCQVCMKATLRPEYSDKSLYTQLCFYRYIFDAECALEKLITDHEKDKLKKQFFTPKVLQDYRKLKNTAERFLSQSGYSEVNLSRLFADCAVQS from the coding sequence ATGGCCGCCGTGCGCGGCGATGACTGCGAGCTGGGGGTGAGTGCTGTGTCAGATTCAGGGAGTTTTGTAGCTTCTCGATCCCggagagagaagaaatcaaagaaagggCGACAGGAAGCTCTGGAAACACTGAAAAAGGCTAAAGCTGGTGAGAAGTATACATATGAAGTAGAGGACTTCGCAAGTGTTTATGAAGAAGTTGACGAGGAACAGTATTCAAGGCTGGTCCAGGCCCGCCAGGATGATGACTGGATCGTGGATGACGCTGGTATTGGCTATGTGGAGGATGGCCGAGAGATTTTTGATGATGACCTTGAAGACGTTGCCCATGTTTcccatgagaaaggaaaaagtgatAAAGCACGGAACAAAGACAAGAGGAATGTCAAGAAGGCTTCAGTGATAAAACCTAACAATATCAAGTCAGTGTTCATTGCCAGTGCTGGGAGAAAAACCGCAGATAAAGCTGTCGACTTGTCCAAGGATGATCTGCTAGGTGACATTCTACAGGATCTGAACACTGAGACACCTCAAAAAACTCCACCACCTGTAATAATACCGAAGAAGAAAAGATCCACTGGTGCTGCGCTGAATCCTTTCTCTGTGCACACTCCCCGGGCAGCTCCTTCAGGAAAAACCGCTTCCCCGGTCTCAAGGAAGGAGACTTCATTAATGCCTGCGCCTTTTAAATGTGCCGGATTCGCTGGAGTGTCGGCGCCGGCATTGTGTGCAGATGACAAGCAGGAGGAGTCAGGGCCAATGGATTTTGAAGATGGCGACTTTGATGAGCCCATGGAAGCTGAGGATGTGGACGTGGAGCCTGTGGCTGCCAAGACTTCGGACCAAGAGAGGGAGCCAGCAGAGGGGGCGAAACAGGAGGCAGATCCTGGGAAAGGGACCACATCCTACTCAGCAAGTTCTCTCCCAGATATGTCTTGTTGGGACTTTGATCAGGAGGATGACAGCAGTTTCTCAGCCCCGGAACTTCAAGTGGATTCCAGTCACCTCCCACTGGTAAAAGGGGCAGATGAGGAACAGGTATTTCAGTTTTATTGGCTGGATGCTTATGAAGATCCGTACAGCCAGCCAGGTGTGGTATTTCTGTTTGGCAAAGTTTGGATCGAATTGGCTGAAACCCACGTGAGCTGTTGTGTCATGGTGAAAAACATTGAGCGAATGCTCTACTTCCTCCCCCGTGAAGCGAGAATTGATCTAAATacagggaaagaaaatggaattccAGTTAGAATGAAGTATGTTTATGATGAATTTGATGAGAAAGTAGCAGCAAAATATAAGATTATGAAATTCAAGTCCAAGGCAGTGGAAAAGAGCTATGCTTTTGAGATACCTGATGTTCCAGAGAAATCTGAGTACTTGGAAGTTAGATACTCAGCTGAAATGCCACAGCTTCCTCAGAATTTGAAAGGAGAAACGTTTTCTCATGTATTTGGGACCAACACATCCAGCTTGGAACTGTTCTTGATgaacagaaagataaaaggaCCTTGTTGGCTCGAAGTAAAAAATCCACAGCTCCTGAATCAGCCAATCAGTTGGTGTAAATTTGAGGCAGTGGCCTCGAAACCTGACCTGGTGAACGTGGTTAAGGATGTTGGTCCTCCTCCACTTGTGGTCATGTCTTTGAGCATGAAGACAATGCAGAATGCAAAGACACATGAAAATGAGATTATTGCTGTGGCAGCGTTGGTCCATCGTAAGTTTGCATTAGATAAAGCACCCCCACAGCTTCCCTTTCAGTCACATTTTTGTGTTGTGTCTAAACCAAAGGATTGTATTTTTCCATATGATTTCAAAGAAAGCAttaaggaaaagaatgtgaaGGTTGAGGTTGCTGCAACAGAAAGAACACTGCTAGGTTTTTTCCTTGCAAAAGTTCACAAAATTGATCCTGATATCATTGTGGGTCATAATATTTATGGGTTTGGACTGGAAGTGCTACTGCAGAGAATTAATGTGTGCAAAGTTCCTTACTGGTCCAAGATTGGTCAGCTGAAGCGATCCAACATGCCACAGCTTGGGGGCAGGAGTGGATTTGGTGAAAGAAATGCCACCTGTGGCCGAATGATTTGTGATGTGGAAGTTTCGGCAAAGGAATTGATTCGTTGTAAAAGCTACCATTTGTCTGAGCTTGTTCATCAGATTCTGAAAATTGAAAGGGTTGTAATCCCAATGGAAAATATACGAAATATGTACAGTGACTCTTCTCATCTGTTGGACCTGTTGGAACACACCTGGAAGGATGCCAGGTTCATTTTGCAGATCATGTGTGAGCTAAATGTTCTTCCATTAGCTTTGCAGATCACTAACATTGCTGGGAACATTATGTCTAGGACGCTGATGGGTGGACGATCCGAGCGTAATGAGTTCTTGTTGCTTCATGCATTTTATGAAAACAACTATATTGTGCCGGACAAGCAGATTTTCAGAAAGCCTCAGCAAAAACTGggagatgaagatgaagatgtcGATGGAGATACCAGTAAATACAAAAAGGGACGTAAGAAAGCAGCTTATTCTGGAGGCTTGGTATTGGACCCCAAAGTTGGTTTTTATGATAAGTTCATTTTGCTTCTGGACTTCAACAGTTTGTATCCTTCCATCATTCAGGAATTCAACATTTGTTTTACAACAGTGCAAAGAGTTGCTTCAGAGACACAGAAAGTTTCAGAGGATGGAGAACAAGAACAGATCCCCGAGCTGCCAGATCCCAGCTTGGAAATGGGTATTTTGCCCAGAGAGATCTGGAAACTGGTAGAGCGGAGAAGACAAGTGAAACAACTAATGAAACAGCAAGATTTAAATCCAGACCTTGTTCTTCAGTATGACATTCGACAGAAGGCTTTGAAGCTCATGGCAAACAGTGTGTACGGCTGCCTGGGATTTTCCTACAGCAGATTTTACGCAAAACCACTGGCTGCTTTGGTGACATACAAAGGAAGGGAGATTTTGATGCATACGAAAGAGATGGTGCAGAAGATGAATCTTGAAGTTATTTATGGAGATACAGATTCAATTATGATCAACACCAATAGCATCAATCTGGAAGAAGTGTTTAAATTGGGAAACAAGGTGAAAAGTGAAGTGAATAAGTTGTACAAACTGCTTGAAATAGACATTGATGGTATTTTCAAATCTCTGCTACtgctgaagaaaaagaagtatgCTGCTCTGGTTGTTGAGCCAACATCGGATGGGAATTACATCACCAAACAGGAGGTGAAAGGATTAGATATAGTTAGAAGAGATTGGTGTGATCTTGCTAAAGACACTGGAAACTTTGTCATTGGCCAGATTCTTTCAGATCAAAGCCGGGacattatagtggaaaacattcagaagaggTTAATAGAAATTGGAGAAAATGTGCTAAATGGCAGTGTCCCAGTGAGCCTGTTTGAAATTAGCAAGGCGTTGACAAAGGATCCCCAGGATTACCCTGATAAAAAAAGCCTACCTCTTGTGCATGTTGCCCTCTCGATAAATTCTCAAGGAGGCAGAAAAGTGAAAGCTGGAGATACTGTGTCGTATGTCATCTGTCAGGATGGGTCAAACCTCAGTGCGGGTCAGAGGGCCTATGCACTCGAGCAGCTGCAGAAGCAGGACAATTTAAGCATTGACACCCAGTATTACCTGGCCCAGCAGATCCACCCAGTCGTGGCTCGAATCTGTGAGCCAATAGATGGAATTGACGCTGTCCTCATTGCAACATGGTTAGGACTTGACCCCACCCAGTTTCGAGTTCGTCATTATCATAAAGATGAAGAGAATGATGCCCTTCTTGGTGGCCCAGCACAACTCACGGATGAAGAGAAGTACAGGGACTGCGAAAGGTTCACGTGTCCATGCCCTACATGCAGAACCGAGAATATTTATGATAGTGTCTTTGATGGTTCGGGAATCGATATGGAACCCAGCTTGTATCGTTGCAGCAACATCACTTGTAAGGCCTCGCCTCTGAACTTTATGGTACAGCTGAGCAACAAATTGATCATGGACATTAGGCGTTGCATTAAAAAATACTACGAAGGCTGGTTGATTTGTGAGGAGCCCACATGTCAAAATCAAACTCGGCACCTTCCCCTTCAGTTCTCCCGAAATGGACCTCTTTGCCAAGTCTGCATGAAAGCTACACTTCGACCAGAGTATTCTGACAAGTCCCTGTACACCCAGCTGTGCTTTTACCGGTACATTTTTGATGCGGAGTGTGCACTGGAGAAACTTATTACCGATCATGAGAAAGATAAATTGAAGAAGCAGTTTTTTACTCCCAAAGTTCTTCAGGACTATAGAAAACTCAAGAACACAGCAGAGCGGTTCTTGTCCCAAAGTGGCTACTCAGAAGTGAACCTCAGCAGACTCTTCGCTGATTGTGCTGTTCAGTCCTGA